From the Desulforhopalus sp. genome, one window contains:
- a CDS encoding LamB/YcsF family protein translates to MKMNIDLNCDMGESFGAYTLGMDEAIIASISSANIACGFHAGDPQVMSRTVKLAREHGVGIGAHPGFPDLLGFGRRNMDCSSDEIEAYLIYQIGALQAFCTAHGTRLGHVKPHGALYNMAVGNEILVRSIARSIAKVDPSLVMVILAGGKASRMAAIAGEEGVRTLFEAFPDRAYTAEGALASRRLPGAVIHDPEVAADRAVRMVVDGEVIAIDGTRVPLAVHTLCVHGDNPNGVALAATIRSRLEDAGVVVRPMALPQAV, encoded by the coding sequence ATGAAGATGAACATTGATCTCAACTGTGATATGGGGGAAAGCTTCGGGGCCTATACCCTGGGGATGGATGAAGCGATCATCGCCTCGATTTCCTCCGCCAATATTGCCTGCGGCTTCCATGCCGGCGATCCCCAGGTCATGAGCCGCACCGTAAAACTCGCGCGAGAACATGGGGTTGGTATCGGTGCCCATCCGGGATTCCCCGATCTCCTTGGTTTCGGCAGGCGCAATATGGACTGCAGTAGCGATGAAATTGAGGCCTACCTGATCTACCAGATAGGCGCGCTGCAAGCCTTTTGCACCGCCCACGGCACCCGTCTCGGCCATGTTAAACCGCACGGCGCCCTTTATAACATGGCTGTCGGCAACGAGATTCTGGTTCGTTCCATTGCCCGGTCTATCGCTAAAGTCGACCCCAGCCTGGTTATGGTCATACTGGCCGGCGGCAAGGCGTCGCGGATGGCTGCCATCGCGGGAGAAGAAGGAGTACGCACCCTTTTCGAGGCCTTTCCGGATCGGGCCTATACCGCCGAGGGAGCACTGGCGTCCCGGCGTCTGCCGGGTGCGGTTATCCACGACCCTGAAGTGGCAGCCGACCGGGCGGTACGTATGGTGGTTGACGGCGAGGTTATCGCCATCGACGGCACGCGGGTGCCTCTGGCAGTTCATACCCTGTGTGTCCATGGCGACAACCCGAACGGGGTTGCCTTGGCGGCAACTATCCGCAGCCGGCTGGAGGATGCCGGAGTTGTCGTCAGACCGATGGCCTTGCCCCAGGCAGTTTAA
- the pxpB gene encoding 5-oxoprolinase subunit PxpB, with amino-acid sequence MKTEFRASGDRSLLAVYGSGVDQAANEKVRQMAALLSGRSHPGIEAAVGSYCTLMLHYNPLHIGFEELTRHLLDLEKTLGEVVVEGAKTVEIPVCYGGEFGPDLSFVAQHAGMGTNEVIALHSAVSYHIYAIGFAPGFCYLGGLDPRLHAPRLMTPRQNVPAGSVGIAASQTGVYPLASPGGWQLIGRTPLRLFAPERQQPILYQPGDSIRFRPVAEDEFRHIYQLDNP; translated from the coding sequence ATGAAAACAGAGTTTCGTGCAAGCGGTGATCGCTCTCTTCTGGCGGTATACGGCAGCGGTGTCGATCAGGCGGCAAATGAAAAGGTGCGGCAGATGGCCGCCCTTTTGTCCGGCCGTTCGCATCCGGGCATCGAGGCGGCTGTCGGGTCGTATTGCACCCTCATGCTCCACTACAATCCCCTACATATCGGTTTTGAGGAACTGACCAGGCACCTTCTCGACCTGGAAAAGACCCTTGGCGAGGTTGTTGTCGAAGGGGCTAAAACCGTCGAAATCCCGGTATGCTACGGCGGTGAATTCGGCCCCGATCTGAGCTTCGTTGCCCAGCATGCAGGGATGGGCACGAACGAGGTCATTGCCCTGCACAGCGCGGTGAGCTACCACATCTATGCGATCGGCTTTGCCCCGGGCTTTTGCTATTTGGGTGGTCTTGATCCACGGTTGCACGCGCCGCGCCTGATGACACCCCGCCAGAATGTCCCCGCCGGTTCGGTCGGTATTGCCGCGAGCCAGACCGGCGTGTATCCCCTGGCAAGCCCCGGCGGCTGGCAGCTGATCGGCCGGACACCGCTTCGCCTCTTTGCCCCCGAGCGGCAGCAGCCGATACTGTATCAACCCGGCGACAGCATTCGCTTCCGGCCGGTTGCCGAGGATGAATTCCGGCACATCTACCAATTGGACAACCCATGA
- a CDS encoding biotin-dependent carboxyltransferase family protein, with product MTTALRILTPGLCTTVQDLGRFHAYHMGVPASGELDDYAGQVANWLVGNPATAATLEMSMIGASMEILAASDIAITGAAMNPQLNGRPCRQWTSFFVKPGDILELGAADNGCRAYLAITGGIDVPLVLGSRATYLGGRLGGFQGRMLAAGDVLARGAGPLQKAPKTLPWFPLYPETIFLRAIAGPHDGYFCNQLARFFSTPFTVSSQCNRMGVRLAGDAIERDADAPESILSEPIAPGNVQIPAGGQPIVLLKEQTIGGYTNIATVVSSDIWRMGQAKPGDQVRFVRIDLHEAHALYRDWQAFLAGIESLLAGC from the coding sequence ATGACCACCGCACTGCGCATATTGACGCCGGGGCTCTGTACCACCGTTCAGGATCTCGGGCGGTTTCATGCCTATCACATGGGGGTGCCAGCCTCCGGGGAGCTCGATGACTACGCCGGGCAGGTGGCCAATTGGCTGGTGGGTAATCCGGCAACGGCTGCGACCCTGGAAATGTCGATGATCGGTGCAAGCATGGAAATCCTTGCCGCTTCCGACATCGCCATCACCGGCGCCGCCATGAACCCGCAGCTGAATGGCAGGCCTTGCCGGCAATGGACGTCGTTCTTTGTTAAACCGGGCGATATTCTTGAACTCGGAGCGGCTGACAACGGATGCCGTGCCTATCTGGCGATAACCGGCGGCATTGATGTCCCCCTGGTCTTGGGCAGCCGGGCCACCTATCTTGGCGGCCGGCTTGGCGGCTTTCAGGGCAGGATGCTTGCCGCGGGAGACGTTCTCGCGCGAGGGGCCGGGCCGCTACAGAAAGCCCCGAAAACCCTGCCGTGGTTTCCGCTGTATCCCGAGACCATCTTTCTCCGGGCGATCGCCGGGCCGCATGACGGCTATTTCTGCAATCAACTCGCACGGTTCTTTTCTACTCCCTTCACCGTCTCCAGCCAATGCAACCGCATGGGCGTACGACTTGCCGGCGACGCCATCGAGCGCGATGCCGATGCCCCGGAGAGTATCCTGTCCGAGCCGATAGCGCCTGGCAATGTGCAGATTCCGGCCGGTGGCCAGCCGATCGTTCTCCTCAAGGAACAGACCATCGGTGGATACACCAATATTGCCACGGTGGTATCGTCGGATATCTGGCGAATGGGTCAGGCCAAACCCGGCGATCAGGTGCGTTTTGTGCGGATTGATTTGCACGAAGCACATGCATTGTACCGGGATTGGCAGGCTTTTCTGGCGGGGATAGAAAGTTTACTGGCCGGTTGCTAG
- a CDS encoding acyl carrier protein: MTAALTFDALLRRYLASEFALPVAELEATTGIFSEGYLDSFSMVELVVWLEKTFGVKFGVLDINLENLDTIERINTFVTSRQNG; encoded by the coding sequence ATGACCGCAGCCCTTACATTTGATGCACTTCTTAGAAGGTATCTTGCATCCGAGTTCGCTTTACCGGTCGCTGAATTAGAGGCCACGACCGGCATCTTCAGTGAAGGCTATCTGGATAGTTTCAGCATGGTGGAACTTGTAGTATGGCTCGAAAAAACGTTCGGTGTGAAATTTGGTGTCCTGGATATCAATCTTGAAAATCTCGACACCATCGAGCGCATAAACACGTTCGTAACAAGCCGACAAAACGGATAA